A region of Cheilinus undulatus linkage group 10, ASM1832078v1, whole genome shotgun sequence DNA encodes the following proteins:
- the bicc2 gene encoding bicaudal C homolog 2, with translation MASTSPAEDSSLAPAPTATQQPDLETRIEPGSAVKPEPSKAQQDREDREDEEEEEGGGSPMQEENSRGQNLDPEWVEERFRIDRKKLESMLYAPTNGEGETGEQFFERVMRETDTQVKWPSKLKIGAKSKKDPHVKVEGKRANVLEAKKRILEVLETRVNKVTLKMDVAYTEHSHVIGKGGGNIKKVMEVTSCHIHFPDSNRHNATGEKSNQVSIAGPINGVEEARRRIRDLQPLSMAFDLPVSLVPQALPDASSPLIQQVVQTLGVSVSFRAVPPHPQAQPAFYESCCTVWGLQGNATAVKKATCILMELLLGSELSGGIVSSQLDVTSQQHLFLLGQNGAHFLSIMHQTQTQIILPDLSAPQSPHSLLIQGSPDGVCLARQQLMDCLPVCLMFDMREDGEADPCKLAQMMQNLGVFISVKPKIKQTNKSVVVKGLERNISCLYEARHLLLGLDSCEASKGTEMTPDPKLASSEITNYWLNMLLQQLRLSEQGSVSAPIPEVLTGTKPRPSPPPGLPPPADEGRTVLKGNDSRPLEKILENEDLSGQSEDESSKVNVMASSEVCDTVSSISRVGQMGRRGSLQGPEITKVFVQGRRHSTGQVLTYRLLNTDMEGGRSERRNSLRRDVVLAQDITADSSKAEDYDYEKKKLLATRAMQRKPVVTEVRTPTDTWSGLGFSKSMPAEAVKELRNVSRRSYKPYLSTINSQQETWSAQVGKVCNGSDSDNWRDRRGSIPSSLPVSASSSSSSSASSSPSSPPLTFSSNTSSFPVFASSMNRSRNDKASETYSNGYFEGGCSSRRASTCSQRSPSPQMTDDLPELLSQIGLIKYIDVFEQQEIDYQTFLTLSDDDLKEVGVSTFGARRKMLLAISDLNRSKRRLSDTPAVKPGYLEGGASGRLPRIMDLEVAAQSNRW, from the exons ATGGCATCCACCAGCCCAGCCGAGGACAGCTCCCTGGCCCCGGCCCCCACAGCAACCCAGCAGCCCGACCTGGAAACTAGAATAGAACCCGGCTCAGCAGTGAAGCCTGAGCCCAGCAAGGCCCAACAAGACAGAGAGGAcagggaggatgaggaggaggaggaaggtggTGGCAGCCCTATGCAGGAGGAGAACAGCAGAGGGCAGAATCTGGACCCGGAGTGGGTGGAGGAGAGGTTCAGGATTGACCGGAAGAAGCTGGAGAGCATGTTGTATG CTCCAACAAATGGAGAAGGTGAAACAGGAGAGCAGTTTTTTGAGAGA GTGATGAGAGAAACCGACACTCAGGTGAAATGGCCATCCAAGCTGAAGATCGGAGCCAAGTCAAAAAAAG ATCCACATGTGAAGGTGGAAGGAAAGAGAGCCAATGTTTTAGAAGCAAAAAAGAGGATACTGGAAGTGCTTGAAACCAGG GTGAATAAAGTGACTCTAAAGATGGACGTGGCCTATACAGAACACTCCCATGTGATTGGAAAAGGTGGAGGTAACATCAAAAAGGTGATGGAGGTCACATCCTGTCACATCCATTTCCCAGACTCCAACCGCCACAATGCAACTGGAGAGAAAAGCAACCAG GTCTCCATTGCTGGTCCCATCAATGGAGTGGAGGAGGCCAGGAGGAGGATACGA GATTTGCAGCCTCTGTCAATGGCATTTGACCTTCCTGTCAGCTTGGTGCCCCAGGCTCTGCCAGATGCGAGCTCCCCCCTTATCCAGCAGGTAGTGCAGACTCTGGGGGTCAGTGTGAGCTTCAGGGCAGTGCCACCACATCCTCAGGCTCAACCGGCTTTCTATGAAAGCTGCTGTACCGTGTGGGGCCTACAGGGCAACGCAACTGCTGTCAAG AAGGCGACGTGCATCCTGATGGAGCTGCTTCTTGGCTCTGAGCTTTCAGGTGGGATAGTGAGCAGTCAGCTGGACGTCACTTCCCAGCAGCACCTCTTCTTGCTGGGCCAGAATGGAGCTCACTTCCTGAGCATCATGCACCAGACACAGACCCAGATCATCCTACCAGACCTCAGTGCCCCTCAAAGCCCGCACTCTCTCCTCATCCAGGGAAGCCCTGATGGGGTGTGTCTCGCCCGGCAGCAGCTCATG GACTGTCTGCCTGTGTGTTTGATGTTTGACATGCGAGAAGATGGGGAGGCAGATCCCTGTAAACTGGCTCAGATGATGCAAAACCTGGGAGTCTTTATCAGTGTCaaacccaaaataaaacagaccaACAAG TCAGTGGTTGTAAAAGGTTTGGAGAGGAACATTTCCTGTCTTTATGAGGCTCGTCATTTGCTCCTTGGTTTGGATTCCTGTGAAGCCTCCAAGGGAACCGAGATGACCCCTGACCCTAAACTGGCCAGCAGTGAGATCACCAACTATTGGCTCAacatgctgctgcagcagcttcGACTATCAGAGCAGG GCTCAGTGTCTGCTCCCATTCCAGAGGTGCTGACAGGCACTAAGCCCCGCCCATCACCTCCGCCAGGCCTACCCCCTCCTGCTGATGAGGGAAGAACAGTGCTGAAAGGAAATGACAGCCGGCCACTCGAAAAG atTCTTGAAAATGAAGACCTGTCCGGCCAGTCAGAGGATGAGAGCTCTAAGGTCAACGTGATGGCATCGTCTGAGGTGTGTGATACAGTCAGCAGCATCAGCAGGGTGGGACAGATGGGTCGAAGGGGGAGCCTCCAGGGTCCTGAAATCACCAAGGTTTTTGTCCAGGGCAGACGCCATTCAACAGGCCAGGTGCTAACATACAG ATTGCTGAATACAGacatggagggagggaggagtgAGCGGAGGAATAGCCTGAGGAGAGATGTGGTGCTGGCTCAGGACATAACCGCTGACTCATCTAAGGCTGAG GATTATGACTATGAGAAGAAGAAACTGCTTGCAACCCGAG CCATGCAGAGGAAGCCTGTGGTCACAGAGGTCCGCACGCCCACAGACACCTGGAGTGGTCTCGGTTTCTCCAAGTCCATGCCAGCTGAGGCCGTCAAAGAGCTTCGCAATGTTAGCCGACGCAGCTACAAACCTTACCTGAGCACTATTAACAGCCAGCAAGAG ACATGGTCTGCACAGGTGGGTAAAGTGTGTAACGGCAGCGACTCTGACAACTGGAGGGACCGACGTGGATCCATACCTTCatctctgcctgtttctgcctcctcctcctcttcttcctctgcttcATCCTCCCCCTCTTCACCTCCATTGACCTTCTCCTCCAACACCTCCTCTTTCCCTGTGTTTGCATCTTCAATGAATAGAAGCAGAAATGACAAAGCCT CTGAGACCTACTCAAATGGCTACTTTGAAGGCGGGTGCTCATCGCGAAGGGCATCAACCTGCAGTCAGCGAAGCCCTTCCCCCCAGATGACCGATGACCTGCCTGAGCTGCTCAGCCAAATTGGCCTGATTAAATACATTGATGTGTTTGAGCAACAAGAG ATTGACTACCAGACATTCCTCACTCTGTCTGATGACGACCTGAAGGAAGTTGGAGTGTCCACCTTTGGAGCCAGGCGCAAGATGTTACTGGCGATCTCAG ACTTGAACAGGAGCAAGAGGAGGCTCTCAGACACACCTGCGGTGAAGCCTGGATATCTGGAGGGAGGGGCAAGCGGTCGGCTACCCAGAATCATGGATCTGGAGGTTGCTGCTCAGAGTAATCGCTGGTAA